In Halomarina salina, one DNA window encodes the following:
- a CDS encoding RNA-guided pseudouridylation complex pseudouridine synthase subunit Cbf5, with product MRGPPDDRSLDDLLSFGVVNLDKPPGPSSHQVAAWLRDLTGQDRAAHAGTLDPKVTGCLPVLLGDATRAAQVFDRVPKRYVAVLELHKRAPAAFEEVLAEFEGPILQKPPRKSAVSRRVRTRTVHDLTVLEREDRRALVRIDCESGTYVRKLCHDLGLALGTGANMGALRRAGTGPFDDGTLATLHDVTDALAFAREEGTEADIRDIVQPAERAFVHLPSVTIAPSAAEQVAHGAPVYAPGVVDWEPATEPDPWSDASEDAIEEGALVACYTPDGAAVCLGHWMGDPDADSGTVVSLERVLV from the coding sequence ATGCGTGGCCCCCCAGACGACCGCTCGCTCGACGACCTCCTGTCGTTCGGCGTCGTCAACCTCGACAAGCCGCCGGGACCGTCCTCACACCAGGTGGCGGCGTGGCTCCGCGACCTGACCGGGCAGGACCGTGCCGCCCACGCGGGCACGCTCGACCCGAAGGTGACGGGCTGTCTGCCCGTCCTGCTCGGCGACGCCACCCGCGCCGCCCAGGTGTTCGACCGGGTTCCCAAGCGCTACGTCGCCGTGCTGGAACTCCACAAGCGAGCACCGGCCGCCTTCGAGGAGGTCCTCGCGGAGTTCGAGGGACCCATCCTCCAGAAGCCGCCCCGGAAGAGCGCCGTCAGCCGCCGCGTCCGTACGCGGACCGTCCACGACCTGACGGTCCTCGAACGCGAGGATCGTCGGGCGCTGGTCCGAATCGACTGCGAGAGCGGGACGTACGTCCGGAAGCTCTGTCACGACCTGGGACTCGCGCTGGGCACCGGCGCGAACATGGGCGCGCTCCGGCGGGCGGGCACCGGTCCGTTCGACGACGGGACGCTCGCGACGCTCCACGACGTGACCGACGCGCTCGCGTTCGCCCGCGAGGAGGGTACGGAGGCGGACATCCGAGATATCGTCCAGCCAGCCGAACGCGCGTTCGTCCACCTCCCGAGCGTGACCATCGCGCCCAGCGCCGCCGAACAGGTCGCTCACGGTGCCCCCGTGTACGCGCCGGGGGTCGTCGACTGGGAACCGGCCACCGAGCCGGACCCGTGGAGCGACGCGTCCGAGGACGCCATCGAGGAGGGCGCGCTGGTGGCCTGCTACACGCCGGACGGCGCGGCGGTCTGTCTCGGCCACTGGATGGGCGACCCCGACGCCGACTCCGGTACCGTCGTCTCGCTCGAACGCGTGCTGGTCTGA
- a CDS encoding DUF7845 domain-containing protein, producing the protein MSRYIEAAPHEGDIRFTVGVHPDEHVSDHGLAPYYAMDSLLKDWGDRWKTEGKPTETIQFMGEEWATSFDYSKSGLDPWDYSDFQIEQVREFHFYFVATDSPHYSGKRADQDRRVRGGTITVRPRWPNLKSEGKPVSVPNYGAPYIDVQVQASNIPHEQYLTLVKRVMTAYGIAGRYFDQPHPDSHINDLAYYVRLFRGESGPLYAPDGPIARAHTLIQGDRSGYRKHVEDHTKIPGYYVTATVEDEKAGELIRGHTLGKELKHYYPNHPDEYDPDQAPHHPKFEVSYQTKRTEETVRWSDLEDARRELEETLLNCLEWCGLATTAESDAFVPFDSYWQLSNTHEARKLVKCPLPEIESEQEHRVMQLWGQMTDTDRDVTELLLTDGGKISPKDAAERTGNTYRTIRTVIDRMEGLIRHTYGEMELESKKIQQELLKRVRAAGDRFEQSIESATMDLADAADDRLPSAWARLRREYAISQVDGENCRKLLKVGYQPSDEVEAREILREIKTMYCQHVEPDIYGVHVVMRLADGSRRRWRNLRNAFQKSVERHRELERQNERAREMFDFEAWMDAGCPPADEWGSGG; encoded by the coding sequence GTGTCTCGCTACATCGAGGCCGCCCCGCACGAAGGCGACATACGATTCACGGTTGGAGTCCACCCAGACGAGCACGTCTCCGATCACGGGCTAGCACCCTACTATGCGATGGACAGTCTCCTCAAAGACTGGGGAGATCGATGGAAGACGGAGGGGAAGCCGACGGAGACTATCCAGTTTATGGGCGAAGAGTGGGCCACCAGCTTCGATTACTCGAAGAGTGGGCTCGATCCGTGGGACTATTCGGACTTCCAGATCGAACAGGTCCGTGAGTTCCACTTCTACTTCGTTGCGACCGACTCGCCTCACTACAGCGGCAAGCGTGCCGACCAGGACCGTCGGGTAAGAGGCGGGACGATCACAGTGCGCCCACGCTGGCCCAATCTCAAGTCCGAGGGGAAACCCGTGTCAGTCCCCAACTACGGTGCCCCATATATCGATGTCCAGGTGCAGGCATCGAATATTCCACACGAGCAGTATCTGACGCTCGTCAAGCGCGTGATGACTGCGTACGGTATCGCTGGGCGGTACTTCGACCAACCGCACCCAGACAGCCACATCAACGATTTGGCCTACTACGTGCGCCTGTTCCGGGGTGAGAGTGGACCGCTGTACGCTCCGGATGGTCCGATTGCCCGTGCGCACACGCTCATTCAGGGCGACCGGAGTGGCTACCGGAAGCACGTCGAGGACCATACCAAGATTCCCGGCTACTACGTCACCGCTACCGTCGAGGATGAGAAGGCTGGTGAACTGATTCGTGGCCATACACTCGGAAAGGAACTGAAACACTACTACCCGAACCACCCCGACGAGTACGACCCCGATCAGGCACCACATCACCCGAAATTCGAGGTCTCCTACCAGACGAAACGGACCGAGGAGACGGTACGGTGGAGCGATCTTGAGGATGCTCGTCGAGAACTCGAAGAGACGCTTCTGAATTGTCTCGAATGGTGTGGGCTCGCGACGACTGCTGAAAGCGACGCGTTCGTGCCGTTCGATTCGTACTGGCAGCTCAGCAATACCCACGAGGCTCGAAAGCTCGTGAAGTGTCCCCTGCCGGAGATCGAAAGCGAGCAGGAACATCGAGTGATGCAGTTGTGGGGCCAGATGACTGACACGGACCGGGACGTGACAGAACTACTGCTGACCGACGGCGGGAAGATCTCACCGAAGGATGCCGCCGAACGGACGGGCAACACCTACCGGACGATCCGAACGGTCATCGACCGGATGGAGGGACTCATTCGCCATACCTACGGAGAGATGGAATTGGAGTCTAAGAAGATCCAGCAGGAGCTGTTAAAGCGAGTGCGAGCAGCCGGTGACCGCTTCGAACAGTCCATCGAGAGCGCCACAATGGATCTCGCCGACGCGGCTGACGACCGACTTCCAAGCGCATGGGCTCGGCTCCGTCGTGAGTATGCGATCAGTCAGGTGGACGGTGAAAACTGTCGGAAACTACTGAAGGTCGGCTACCAGCCGAGTGACGAAGTCGAAGCTCGTGAAATCCTCCGCGAGATCAAGACGATGTATTGCCAGCACGTCGAGCCGGACATCTATGGCGTCCACGTCGTCATGAGGTTAGCTGATGGGTCCCGAAGACGGTGGCGCAACCTTCGCAACGCCTTTCAGAAGTCCGTCGAGCGACATAGAGAGCTAGAGCGTCAGAACGAGAGAGCGCGAGAGATGTTCGACTTCGAGGCGTGGATGGACGCCGGTTGTCCGCCAGCAGACGAGTGGGGTAGCGGCGGGTAG
- a CDS encoding DUF106 domain-containing protein translates to MARVAQKVRDLANEDPGMRRALEVVLDRSESNGGTVEWADVDDELSSGQWGRLIEKGILKSADGDGFRVRDPEGVEQALHGDDGASGTSTTTTSVDDDDEDSGWTTYDKLAGLAALGLFLGYQVSPIRNLVGGTLDAVLGPLNEMLPFYAVVLVLSMVTGLYSTLLQANLMDTDKMGEYQERMQEIQERYKDAKERGDDDAVDRINDERMEAMGDQMGMMKMQFRPMVWIMLITIPVFLWLYWEIIQHADELGSVTMPLIGETAWTAGTFVFPAWILWYFVCSMGFTQLLRKALNITTSPSTS, encoded by the coding sequence ATGGCACGTGTTGCGCAGAAAGTCCGGGACCTCGCGAACGAGGACCCCGGCATGCGTCGTGCACTCGAAGTCGTCCTCGACCGGTCGGAGTCGAACGGCGGGACGGTCGAGTGGGCCGACGTGGACGACGAACTGTCGAGCGGCCAGTGGGGCCGACTCATCGAGAAGGGAATCCTGAAGAGCGCCGACGGGGACGGCTTCAGGGTCCGCGACCCCGAGGGCGTCGAGCAGGCGCTCCACGGGGACGACGGTGCGAGCGGAACGAGTACGACGACGACGAGCGTCGACGACGACGACGAGGACTCCGGGTGGACGACCTACGACAAACTCGCCGGCCTGGCCGCCCTGGGCCTGTTCCTGGGCTACCAGGTCAGCCCCATCCGCAACCTCGTCGGCGGCACCCTCGACGCGGTGCTCGGCCCGCTCAACGAGATGCTCCCCTTCTACGCAGTCGTCCTCGTCCTCTCGATGGTCACGGGGCTCTACTCGACGCTGCTCCAGGCGAACCTGATGGACACCGACAAGATGGGCGAGTACCAGGAGCGGATGCAGGAGATTCAGGAGCGCTACAAGGACGCCAAGGAGCGCGGCGACGACGACGCCGTCGACCGCATCAACGACGAGCGGATGGAGGCGATGGGCGACCAGATGGGCATGATGAAGATGCAGTTCCGCCCGATGGTGTGGATCATGCTCATCACCATCCCGGTGTTCCTCTGGCTCTACTGGGAGATCATCCAGCACGCCGACGAACTGGGGTCGGTGACGATGCCGCTCATCGGCGAGACGGCCTGGACCGCCGGGACGTTCGTCTTCCCGGCGTGGATCCTCTGGTACTTCGTCTGCTCGATGGGGTTCACCCAGCTGCTCCGCAAGGCGCTGAACATCACCACGTCGCCCTCGACGTCGTAG
- a CDS encoding class I SAM-dependent methyltransferase, which translates to MDDPVARTLASYEGLADEYRDRHADRSVVADAVERFDDALGAARTGDGGSSDGSLPSDRPTCVLDVGCGPAWEAATLADRGHDVTAIDITPAFLRQAGDVAPSADRARMDMRSLAFAPGSFDGVWACASFLHVPREDAPATLAGFERVLRDGGVLFCAVQRGEGERDTEGSPYDAEDERRFTLYDPESFREIVEDAGFTVDSLVTETDSHWLQVVARTA; encoded by the coding sequence ATGGACGACCCCGTCGCCCGCACGCTCGCCTCCTACGAGGGACTCGCCGACGAGTACCGCGACAGACACGCCGACCGGAGCGTCGTCGCGGACGCCGTCGAGCGGTTCGACGACGCGCTCGGCGCAGCACGCACGGGCGACGGTGGGAGCAGCGACGGGTCGCTCCCGAGCGACCGACCCACCTGCGTCCTCGACGTGGGCTGTGGTCCGGCCTGGGAGGCCGCGACGCTCGCCGACCGCGGCCACGACGTGACGGCTATCGACATCACGCCCGCGTTCCTCCGGCAGGCCGGCGACGTCGCCCCGAGCGCCGACCGCGCCCGGATGGACATGCGCTCGCTGGCGTTCGCACCCGGCAGCTTCGACGGCGTCTGGGCCTGTGCGTCGTTCCTCCACGTCCCACGGGAGGACGCGCCGGCGACCCTCGCTGGCTTCGAGCGCGTCCTCCGCGACGGCGGCGTGCTGTTCTGTGCGGTCCAGCGCGGCGAGGGCGAACGCGACACCGAGGGGAGCCCGTACGACGCCGAGGACGAACGACGGTTCACGCTGTACGACCCCGAGTCGTTCCGGGAAATCGTCGAGGACGCCGGATTCACGGTCGACTCGCTCGTGACCGAGACGGACAGCCACTGGCTGCAGGTCGTCGCACGAACTGCTTAA
- the cmk gene encoding (d)CMP kinase: MLITISGPAGGGKSTAAAALADHLSYEHISGGDIFRSLAADRDMTPLEFNRLAEEDDQIDRDLDRQLRTIARDRDDVVLESRLAGWMAGEYADFRIWLDAPLPVRAARIADREEKAVDVAQEETEARAESEASRYREYYGIDIADRSIYDLVLNTARLGPEGMVETLFTAVASYDPTTDEGKIPVEGVRYEF, translated from the coding sequence ATGTTAATCACCATCTCCGGACCCGCCGGAGGCGGCAAGAGCACCGCCGCGGCGGCGCTCGCCGACCACCTCTCCTACGAGCACATCAGCGGTGGCGACATCTTCCGGTCGCTGGCGGCCGACCGCGACATGACGCCCCTGGAGTTCAACCGACTCGCGGAGGAGGACGACCAGATCGACCGCGACCTGGACCGACAGCTCCGGACCATCGCCCGCGACCGCGACGACGTCGTCCTCGAATCCCGGCTCGCGGGCTGGATGGCTGGCGAGTACGCCGACTTCCGTATCTGGCTCGACGCGCCGCTGCCCGTCCGCGCCGCCCGCATCGCCGACCGCGAGGAGAAGGCGGTCGACGTCGCCCAGGAGGAGACCGAAGCCCGCGCCGAGAGCGAGGCGTCGCGCTACCGGGAGTACTACGGTATCGACATCGCCGACCGCTCCATCTACGACCTCGTGCTCAACACCGCCCGCCTCGGCCCCGAGGGGATGGTAGAGACGCTGTTCACCGCCGTCGCGTCGTACGACCCGACGACCGACGAGGGGAAGATACCGGTCGAGGGCGTCCGCTACGAGTTCTGA
- a CDS encoding adenylate kinase — protein sequence MSNPRILLIGPPGAGKGTQSKHIVETYGVEHITTGDALRANKDMETEFGKPREFMEKGELVPDPVVNEIVVAALEDADGFVLDGYPRNMSQAEYLDEQTDLDIVVLLDVGRDELVTRLTGRRVDPETGENYHVEYDMPDDEAVRDRLEQRDDDTEDVVTDRLDVYSENTEPLVEFYEDRGLLTRIDGDQTPDEVWHDLRLAIEDAQADA from the coding sequence ATGAGCAACCCGCGAATCCTGCTTATCGGACCGCCTGGTGCGGGCAAGGGGACCCAGAGCAAGCACATCGTCGAGACGTACGGCGTCGAGCACATCACGACGGGCGACGCCCTGCGGGCGAACAAGGACATGGAGACGGAGTTCGGGAAACCCCGCGAGTTCATGGAGAAAGGCGAACTCGTCCCGGACCCGGTCGTCAACGAGATCGTCGTCGCGGCGCTCGAAGACGCCGACGGGTTCGTCCTCGACGGCTACCCGCGCAACATGTCGCAGGCGGAGTACCTCGACGAGCAGACCGACCTCGACATCGTCGTCCTCCTCGACGTCGGCCGCGACGAACTCGTCACCCGCCTCACCGGCCGTCGGGTCGACCCGGAGACGGGCGAGAACTACCACGTCGAGTACGACATGCCCGACGACGAGGCCGTCCGCGACCGACTCGAACAGCGCGACGACGACACCGAGGACGTCGTGACGGACCGCCTGGACGTCTACTCGGAGAACACCGAACCGCTCGTCGAGTTCTACGAGGACCGCGGCCTGTTGACGCGCATCGACGGCGACCAGACGCCCGACGAGGTGTGGCACGACCTCCGCCTCGCCATCGAGGACGCGCAGGCCGACGCCTGA